The Ciconia boyciana chromosome 2, ASM3463844v1, whole genome shotgun sequence genome has a segment encoding these proteins:
- the ABRA gene encoding actin-binding Rho-activating protein: MAADSNMAPEEKPSTTAAKRAVHKIRMASLVFSLARGWQQWVSDHHLKQAQEPSGWVPSAQDSSAQPIQERSFEKWPIPSVKRDQGKDDEKSSAKESVTIRDAEKNARESDEALKKFSIKSKEVTKTVASKAYERGGDVSLLSERYENNNSSSEMTKLKEESSAIDKILSGKLSPTIRRKCSNTVSELTKGWKQMEQEDKEGTKEELLLKCHDDSLDAEDSGYGEAEDKPEQEDSDREVMAVRIKRPVPSFASRFSEEASTKAHRKYSPVNSLKDRWQEWANQHIITQKLNPFSEEFDHELAMSTRLHKGDEGYGRPKEGTKTAERAKRAEAHIHREIRDMCFIIESMAKPRRDGKIQVTFGELFERYVRISDKVVGILMRARKHGLVDFEGEMLWQGRDDNVIITLLK, encoded by the exons ATGGCAGCAGACAGCAACATGGCTCCTGAAGAAAAGCCGAGCACTACTGCTGCAAAAAGGGCTGTCCACAAGATCCGAATGGCCAGCCTAGTCTTTAGCTTGGCGCGAGGCTGGCAGCAGTGGGTATCTGACCACCACTTAAAGCAAGCCCAAGAGCCCTCTGGATGGGTCCCCTCTGCACAGGACTCATCAGCTCAGCCTATACAAGAAAGATCCTTTGAAAAATGGCCAATTCCATCTGTCAAGAGGGACCAAGGAAAAGATGACGAAAAATCCTCAGCAAAGGAATCAGTGACAAtaagagatgctgaaaaaaatgcaagggaaTCAGATGAAGCCCTCAAAAAGTTCAGCATTAAAAGCAAAGAGGTGACCAAAACAGTTGCAAGCAAAGCCTATGAACGAGGAGGTGATGTTAGCCTCCTCAGTGAAAGATACGAGAATAACAATAGTAGCTCAGAGATGACCAAGCTCAAAGAAGAATCAAGCGCTATCGACAAAATTCTTAGTGGCAAATTATCTCCAACCATAAGGAGAAAGTGTTCAAACACGGTATCAGAGCTGACCAAGGGCTGGAAACAGATGGAACAAGAGGACAAAGAGGGGACTAAGGAAGAACTGCTGCTTAAGTGTCATGATGACAGCCTGGATGCAGAGGACAGTGGCTATGGGGAAGCAGAAGACAAACCCGAGCAAGAAGATAGTGACCGAGAGGTGATGGCTGTGAGGATTAAACGACCTGTGCCATCTTT cGCAAGCAGGTTTAGCGAAGAAGCAAGCACCAAAGCCCACAGGAAATACAGCCCCGTTAACAGCCTGAAGGACAGATGGCAAGAGTGGGCCAACCAGCACATCATAACACAGAAGCTGAATCCCTTCAGTGAGGAATTTGACCACGAGCTGGCCATGTCCACGCGCCTGCACAAAGGAGATGAAGGCTACGGCCGTCCAAAGGAAGGAACCAAAACTGCCGAAAGGGCCAAGAGAGCCGAGGCCCACATCCACCGGGAGATTAGAGACATGTGCTTCATCATTGAATCAATGGCTAAGCCACGGCGCGACGGCAAGATCCAGGTCACTTTTGGGGAACTCTTCGAGAGATACGTTCGTATTTCGGATAAGGTTGTTGGGATTCTCATGAGAGCCAGGAAACACGGGCTGGTGGACTTTGAGGGAGAAATGTTATGGCAAGGAAGGGATGATAATGTCATaattactttattaaaataa